TTCGTGGCACCCTCTGAAAATTTCTAAATCCAGTTGGCCATGATGAGGACTGTCCTGGTAAATGGCTCATTGTTAATCCAAATCTTGAcactatttcctttttttttgttgtcatccTGCCAGCTCTCTTAATTTGCATCTAACTGTACTGGTACATTTAAATTCTGTTTAGCTTAAGTAGGAGAGAGAGAATGTGCTGTTACtcatttcttcaaataaaaacGGCCATGTTTGCCAAGAATATATTCTATCTGCATCACCCAGAAGATCTAGTCCAGATTTTTTGCATTGAATCAAAATGCTTACAGTCTTAAATGTCAACATTATTTTACACCACAGTAATAATACACATAATCATATATGCTATGTAACACTACTCTGTTCTAAACCCagaatattatgaataaaaataaatgaacaaaataaataatagcgctttaatgttttttctttagttcTCAGTCACAGCATGAATTATATTCTGTCCTTTGAGCTCCCTCTGGTGGAAAAATAAAGGAAGAATCTTGCAAATTAAGGACCGGTTGGAGCAAATTGTCACATGTTGTtgatattacacatttttattcacaatatttgttggccaaaaaatggtttgattttcataattgttttaattttgtttaaaatccaGTAATAGGCTGTTTAATAGCAGGTTTCTTTCCACTCCTAGAGCATGCTGTCACACATGttcattttgtataatatttttttcctaggCAATATTCCCAAACAAACTGAATGTCTGTGAATGTCAGATACAGTTTGTGACTATAAAGAAATAAGTACTGAATTACTGGAGCAGAAAGTGAGACAAATAGCCCTGATCTCCCCAATAAGTATATATTGGTGCACAACAGGTTATTCTCCCAGCAGTTTATGATTATCAGTGACCATTTAAATGCTACTTCAGAGTTCATATcaacagtgatttttttaaaaagcatgtgctTATGACCCATTAACTATATAATATTAACccattaaaggcatagtttatccaaaaatgaaaactctgtcatttaattactcaccctcttgtagTTCCAAATGGCAGAGTACGTGATTTGGAGGAGAAGAACTGTTGGATTCATGTACACAAAAactattctcgtagctttgtaaaattacagttgaaccaccaatgtcacatggactactttatcaatgtccttactacgtttctgggtctgGAAACATTTTAGTTACACTGCTGTCTATagagggtcagatagctctcggatttcatcaaaaatatcttaatttgtgttccaaagatgaacgaatgtctaaagggtttggaacaacatgagggtgagtaattaatgacagaattttcatttttgtgtgaactatccctttaacaacccATTCATATAATCAAGTGcaggccattaaaaaaaaaaatcagtcagtgACACACTGCTCTTCTGATGCTCCAAATATGAAAGTGCAAAGGATGCCCCAGTGATCGCTGATGAAATAGTCACACTTCAGCTTCTCCAGACCAATTAGGGTCATGCTGTCTGGCCGTAGTTTGGCACCCTCTGCGGCTGCTCTGAGGAACAGTCTGTCAAATCTCAGGCGTATAGAATTAGGGATTTCTTTGTTATCATTGATGGATGTGTCCCAGGTGTATCTGCTTTCCTCCGGTTTCCCCAGCATCTCCCACACATCAGAGATACCATCCGGCAGCCCCCCGAGCTTCTTTACCTGTCATAATAAACACGTCAAACAAACTCATTATTGAGACTTTGAGGACATCAAGGCAAATATGTGTAAGTATCCTACACAACCTCCCAATCTCTAAGGTTGGTATCTCCTCCAAATATAACTGTGTGGTCCTGTGGAGCCTCTTTCATCCATTTCCAGACTCTCCGCAGCTGATTCAAGCGTTCTTGAGAGCTTTCCTTACAGCTCTCCAGATGAGATGTCATaatacatattggatggcctaaAAAGCTTGCctaaataaacatgtaaacagaAACAGGAAGCGAAATATTTTGAATGctctaaataataatttcattataaatatggtTAAAGggaaaaaagcatattaaatcaaaaattatCCAATGGATAACAAAAACCCACGTGTGCTATTAGCAGGTTTCTACCCATCTCTGTGGTGGGGTACTTCACAATATTGCTCTGGAGGAATTGCACTCTGTCCTTTCTGAGCAAAATGCCAGTGAAATAGCCATCTTCACTGCCTAAAACACCAAATGATCTAAGATTCATACCAgaaacactatttatttatatattgtatgcaATCATAGACATACCTTGCAAAAACTGATAGTCTTTCATAATGTTCTTCAAAATCTCCCAACTAACAGGAACCAGCTCTTGCAACAGTACAACATCTGCACGGTACCTGCGTTAAAATCTTAACTTGGTAACTCATTCATTCAAGTCTTTTTGTAAGTTGTTTTGTAATACATTAAGTATTTTTAGTTAATTGAGAGTACTAAATGCTGTAGACATTATGTGTGCAATGCCAGTaatgttaaaatacttatttcaacataagaaaacaaGTAACTTCAAAACATTGATTGTTTCTTTGAGTATATCTATTAGTATATAGTAACACTGGCTCAACAAGTTTGGGGCAGGGCTACCTTTTTGTCTAACTAATGACAAACGGGAGTGTTTAGGGAAAACTGATTATttgaaaatcataattttttaaaattctgtttagTGCCACTGGTAGTACAGAAATTAGCCACTtcatctttaaatataaaataatattaattaagcaAACACTATTATGCTCTCTAAACTCTCTAAACCTGAtgatttaaaaatgctatttagcACAAAcatactgaatttagtcatcatTAAATCTGTGCATTAGAAATCTATCCATATTGTATTAATGTTTGGACATTGTATTACAATGTTAacatattgtattaaaatgtgGTCTAAAGAAAtttgcatcatatatatatatatatatatatatatatatatatatatatatatatatatataaatgggaaACACTTACTTTCCTAAATGTGAAAGCAGACCTTTGGCCCGCTCAAAGACATTATCTGGATCCAAACCATCTATATTCCAGCTTAACAGTGTCAGATGACTGGACTGGGTTTTCTGTTCATCAGCTGACTGTTCTGTGAAAGATCTTCCCCAGTATGCCTGTTGCATCGAAAAACTAGACTGTTTTGTCTGGGTGGACTTGCATTCTgttgattgtgtgtgtatatccTGGATCGGAGGGGTTTGTGTTGACTGTGTTTGGACAGACTGGAGTTGGGAAGCCTCTGTCTGGGTTGACTGGTCACAGGTAAAGCGATCTGATGTTTGCTGTGCACTCTGGGTTTTATCTTGATGTGAGGAACTTTCAGGAGAAATAGATTGATTTCTTGTTTTTCGGGTATTCTTTTTGTGCTTTGATCCCGCAGACCTGTTTTCAGGGCGCTCAAGTGATGACTGCTCTTCAGCAGTGACCTGAGAGCACTCACTGACTGGTTTCATTTGGGATGTGGCACTTTGTctctttttctgctttttcttcttcCCAGTTTTCCCCTGAACTTTGGTGTCCACAAGACCTGATGTAGTGTCATTACAGCCTACAGGGGGCTCTCCTAAGCAAGTATGACtgtatcagaaaaaaaacaaaaaaaaatgataacagtTGTTTTGCTTATACATTtagtctattaaaaataaaacactgtagcAGCATAATATCTATGATGACAAAAGTAGCTTGACATTTTGAAATCTAAAAATCACACAGTCTAACCAACACAAACATGTTTGTAAACATTGACACTAATTAACTCAAATAATACTGAATAATTTACTTACCTTGGTGAACACGGTGGTTTATCCATTTTAATAGGGAAGATATGTTAGTGTGCACTTCTGTGAGTTTCAGGTTCGATTTCTGTTCTAGGGATCGATCCTTTCCTGACAGTGCTTACTATGAAGTCAAGTTAAACCTGACATGAACAAGTTTATTCAGCATATGCTTATGAAAAGCATAGTTAGCTTATTAGTCACAGCATgcattatatacaataaataccAACAATATGACAATTATGCAACCGGTTAGAcgtcattcattaattcattttgtATAGCTTATTAATATCCGTTGagctgccatatgtacataatcTTACACCTTTAcctaatttatattatatttaccttTGTCGAACTACCATACATTCATTAAGCACTAAATACTGAGAAACAGTGTCACAAGCACGAGAATTACAGTAGCAGGTTTTTAACTCACGATTGCGAGAAAGAATGTAGCATTTACGAGATACAATAACAAAAGTTTAATACATACAAACAACTGGTCTTAACTCCGAAGTCCCAAGTCTCAAGAATAAAGCATCACCCTTTCTccttttcctt
This genomic stretch from Cyprinus carpio isolate SPL01 chromosome B16, ASM1834038v1, whole genome shotgun sequence harbors:
- the LOC109108463 gene encoding tyrosyl-DNA phosphodiesterase 2, giving the protein MDKPPCSPSHTCLGEPPVGCNDTTSGLVDTKVQGKTGKKKKQKKRQSATSQMKPVSECSQVTAEEQSSLERPENRSAGSKHKKNTRKTRNQSISPESSSHQDKTQSAQQTSDRFTCDQSTQTEASQLQSVQTQSTQTPPIQDIHTQSTECKSTQTKQSSFSMQQAYWGRSFTEQSADEQKTQSSHLTLLSWNIDGLDPDNVFERAKGLLSHLGKYRADVVLLQELVPVSWEILKNIMKDYQFLQGSEDGYFTGILLRKDRVQFLQSNIVKYPTTEMGRNLLIAHASFLGHPICIMTSHLESCKESSQERLNQLRRVWKWMKEAPQDHTVIFGGDTNLRDWEVKKLGGLPDGISDVWEMLGKPEESRYTWDTSINDNKEIPNSIRLRFDRLFLRAAAEGAKLRPDSMTLIGLEKLKCDYFISDHWGILCTFIFGASEEQCVTD